A single region of the Biomaibacter acetigenes genome encodes:
- a CDS encoding aminotransferase class I/II-fold pyridoxal phosphate-dependent enzyme: MNIKTFGVERWMNAYEHGAFYNLAETDAKAFTLDELLSLGKKFEVLDELLRVKISYNPTTGSQSLREVISSFYADTGPENILITTGAIEADFLVTNSLVESGDTVIVQFPAYQALYSTAEARGARIKYWNMNIDRGYEPDIEELKSLIDDKTKMIVLNIPHNPTGAVISEEQLRTILSWAEERDFWVLCDEVYHDFALEPGVVPPYGRSLSKKAISVGSMSKAYGLSGLRLGWIAAPDELINRCWCWKDYTSISNSPINDFLATFALKNIDKVMERNLGIARQNLETLLKWFQEHESFFDYVTPKAGVLTFPRVKNIPMSTEELCKKLFEKEGLLMVPGECFEMSGYLRIGFGNDSKMFKTGLSIFSSFLSSIQ, encoded by the coding sequence ATGAACATAAAGACCTTCGGAGTGGAAAGATGGATGAACGCCTACGAGCACGGGGCTTTTTACAATCTGGCCGAAACCGATGCCAAGGCCTTCACCCTGGATGAACTTCTGTCCCTGGGAAAGAAATTCGAGGTACTGGATGAACTCCTTCGGGTAAAGATCAGCTACAATCCCACCACCGGCAGCCAGTCTTTAAGAGAAGTAATCTCTAGCTTTTACGCTGACACCGGACCCGAAAACATTCTCATCACCACCGGAGCCATAGAGGCGGATTTTCTGGTCACAAACTCCCTGGTGGAGTCCGGCGACACGGTCATAGTCCAGTTTCCGGCATACCAGGCGCTTTATTCCACCGCCGAGGCCCGAGGAGCCCGCATCAAATACTGGAACATGAACATAGACCGGGGATACGAACCGGATATCGAGGAACTTAAATCCCTCATTGATGATAAGACAAAAATGATAGTGCTAAATATTCCCCATAACCCCACCGGTGCAGTTATCTCCGAAGAACAGCTCAGAACCATTCTTTCCTGGGCTGAAGAGCGGGATTTCTGGGTGCTGTGCGATGAAGTTTATCACGATTTTGCCCTGGAGCCCGGCGTGGTGCCACCCTACGGGCGGTCTCTGAGTAAAAAAGCCATAAGTGTAGGAAGCATGTCCAAGGCCTACGGACTTTCGGGACTTCGCCTGGGATGGATTGCGGCTCCTGATGAGCTCATAAACCGTTGCTGGTGCTGGAAGGACTATACCTCTATAAGCAACTCCCCTATCAACGATTTCCTTGCCACCTTCGCCTTAAAAAACATCGACAAGGTCATGGAAAGAAACCTGGGCATCGCCCGGCAAAATCTTGAAACGCTTTTAAAATGGTTCCAAGAACATGAGAGTTTCTTTGACTATGTCACCCCTAAAGCAGGAGTGCTCACTTTCCCCCGAGTCAAGAACATCCCCATGTCTACCGAAGAACTGTGTAAAAAGCTCTTTGAAAAGGAAGGCCTACTGATGGTCCCCGGAGAATGCTTTGAGATGTCGGGATATCTTCGAATAGGTTTCGGCAACGACAGTAAGATGTTCAAGACAGGGCTTTCCATATTCTCATCTTTTTTATCAAGCATTCAGTAA
- a CDS encoding TRAP transporter large permease: MAAAQIDEACKYDTGKDSGRIGRSRGCELRIFGAISGSGVATTAAIGGVMGPEMVKKGYGKGFTASILVGAGALGIVILPSLSMVVYGTSGSVSIGDLFLAGIIPGILTVAFLVILAVIIGKKRGYRGAEGRLTAGDRVKIFIDALLPLFMPVIILGGVLSGVITPTESAVIAVVYAFILAMFVYKELKLKDIVNICTSSAISSAIILFIMSTAAPFGWIMATQNIPELIANVLLSISRNPTVIYLLIILLLLFLGTFMETNSTIILLTPILLPLVTSLGMDLIHFGISMILNLAIGGATPPLAVCLFTSTRILKIRVEDTFPDILYVCGTMVLALLLVVLIPQLSLFLPSVLK, from the coding sequence ATGGCAGCAGCCCAGATTGATGAGGCTTGCAAATATGATACTGGAAAGGATTCCGGGAGGATTGGGAGGAGCCGCGGCTGTGAGCTGCGGATTTTTGGGGCAATATCTGGTTCCGGTGTAGCGACCACCGCGGCCATAGGTGGAGTAATGGGGCCCGAAATGGTGAAAAAAGGATACGGGAAAGGGTTTACGGCATCGATATTGGTAGGAGCCGGCGCATTGGGCATAGTCATTCTGCCCAGCCTTTCCATGGTGGTTTACGGTACTTCGGGCAGCGTTTCGATAGGCGATTTGTTCCTGGCAGGAATAATACCAGGTATTTTGACTGTAGCATTTTTAGTAATACTTGCTGTCATCATCGGAAAGAAGAGAGGATATCGTGGGGCGGAAGGTCGTTTAACGGCTGGCGATCGAGTTAAAATTTTCATCGATGCACTATTGCCGCTTTTCATGCCTGTCATAATTCTTGGCGGAGTGCTTTCAGGAGTTATAACTCCCACTGAGTCGGCGGTAATAGCCGTGGTATATGCTTTTATACTGGCTATGTTCGTATATAAAGAGTTAAAATTAAAGGATATAGTAAACATATGTACAAGTAGCGCCATCTCCAGCGCCATAATTCTTTTCATTATGTCTACGGCTGCACCTTTCGGCTGGATTATGGCCACCCAGAATATTCCCGAACTAATTGCTAATGTCCTTTTGTCAATAAGCAGGAATCCTACTGTGATTTATCTGCTCATTATTTTACTGTTGCTTTTCCTTGGGACATTCATGGAGACCAATTCTACGATAATATTATTGACACCCATTCTTTTGCCTTTAGTGACAAGTTTGGGTATGGATCTAATTCATTTTGGTATATCAATGATACTAAATTTGGCGATAGGGGGAGCCACGCCACCGCTTGCGGTGTGCCTATTTACCTCAACTAGAATACTAAAAATTAGAGTAGAAGACACTTTCCCCGATATACTTTATGTTTGCGGTACGATGGTGCTGGCGTTGCTATTAGTAGTGCTTATTCCACAATTATCTTTGTTCCTGCCCAGTGTGCTGAAATAA
- a CDS encoding DEAD/DEAH box helicase, whose translation MIQTKFEEMDISREIQKAIDEMGFEEATPIQAQAIPHIFKGEDVIGQAQTGTGKTAAFGIPLLDKIDSGNKGVQAVILSPTRELAIQVAEELKELSKYKQGIDILPIYGGQPIERQIKALKKGVQVIIGTPGRVMDHMRRRTLKLSQVKMVVLDEADEMLDMGFREDIEKILQDIPQDRQTLMFSATMPKPILELTEKYQRNPKFIKVVHKELTVPNIEQYYLEVKEKSKLEVLSRLIDFYNPNLSLIFCNTKKRVDELLMQLQARGYSAEGLHGDMSQSQRDRVMEKFRSGSIDILVATDVAARGLDVSDVDAVFNYDVPQNEEYYVHRIGRTGRAGRPGKAFSLVVGRDIYKLKDIQKYTRTKIVRKDVPSQSDVEETRTNSLLEKLKEVVDEGGLGKYTQLIEKLIEEDYTSMDLAAALLKMVLVKEQEDGREEGFENIEGAPEMVRLFINIGRSQKIRPGDIVGAIAGETGMPGKLIGTIDIYDKFTFVEVPKEYAQDVLSIMKNNQIKGKKINIEPAR comes from the coding sequence ATGATACAAACTAAATTTGAAGAGATGGATATATCGAGGGAAATACAAAAAGCAATTGACGAAATGGGATTTGAGGAAGCTACTCCAATCCAGGCTCAAGCCATACCCCATATTTTTAAGGGGGAAGATGTCATAGGACAAGCCCAGACCGGCACGGGTAAAACGGCAGCCTTTGGGATCCCTCTGCTGGACAAGATAGACTCGGGAAATAAAGGGGTGCAGGCGGTTATCCTGTCCCCCACCAGGGAGCTGGCCATTCAGGTGGCGGAAGAATTAAAAGAGCTCTCTAAATACAAGCAAGGGATTGATATCTTGCCTATTTATGGGGGGCAGCCCATAGAAAGGCAGATTAAGGCTTTGAAGAAAGGCGTTCAGGTGATCATCGGGACTCCTGGTCGGGTCATGGATCACATGAGGCGACGCACGTTAAAATTGTCTCAGGTTAAGATGGTAGTTCTGGATGAGGCCGATGAGATGCTGGACATGGGCTTCAGAGAAGATATTGAGAAGATTTTGCAGGATATTCCCCAGGATCGTCAAACCCTGATGTTTTCTGCCACTATGCCCAAGCCAATTTTGGAGTTGACAGAGAAATATCAGAGAAACCCCAAGTTTATCAAAGTGGTTCACAAGGAACTGACAGTCCCAAACATTGAACAGTATTATCTAGAGGTCAAGGAAAAATCGAAATTGGAAGTCTTATCCCGCCTCATAGATTTTTACAATCCGAATCTTTCCCTGATTTTTTGCAATACCAAGAAGCGGGTGGATGAACTTTTGATGCAGCTTCAAGCTAGGGGCTACTCAGCAGAAGGGCTTCATGGAGACATGTCCCAATCCCAAAGGGATAGGGTCATGGAAAAGTTCCGGAGTGGCTCCATAGATATACTTGTAGCTACTGATGTGGCTGCTAGAGGTCTTGACGTAAGTGATGTGGATGCAGTGTTTAATTACGATGTACCTCAAAATGAAGAGTATTATGTGCACAGAATAGGGAGGACAGGCCGGGCCGGAAGGCCGGGAAAGGCTTTTAGTTTAGTGGTGGGAAGGGATATATATAAGTTGAAGGACATTCAAAAATACACCAGGACTAAAATAGTTCGAAAGGATGTACCTTCCCAGTCCGACGTAGAGGAAACCAGGACAAATTCATTGCTGGAAAAACTAAAGGAAGTCGTAGATGAAGGTGGTTTGGGGAAATATACCCAATTGATAGAGAAATTGATAGAGGAAGATTACACTTCTATGGATCTGGCCGCTGCCCTCCTTAAGATGGTACTTGTCAAAGAGCAGGAAGACGGTAGGGAAGAAGGGTTTGAAAATATCGAAGGTGCCCCGGAAATGGTGAGGCTTTTTATAAATATAGGGCGGAGTCAAAAGATAAGGCCGGGAGATATTGTTGGTGCCATTGCCGGGGAAACAGGCATGCCCGGTAAATTGATCGGGACCATCGATATATACGATAAATTTACTTTTGTAGAAGTGCCTAAAGAATATGCGCAAGATGTGCTGTCTATAATGAAGAACAATCAGATAAAGGGCAAGAAAATCAACATAGAACCCGCCCGTTAA
- the fba gene encoding class II fructose-1,6-bisphosphate aldolase, producing MPLVTSKEMFQKAYEGGYAVGAFNVNNMEIIQGIVEAGKEENAPLILQVSAGARKYAKPVYLRKLVEAAIEDTGLPIVLHLDHGENFEICKACVDDGFTSVMIDGSKHPFEENIAITKQVVEYAHERGVVVEAELGKLAGIEDNVKVTEREATFTDPDQAVEFVERTGVDSLAVAIGTSHGAYKFKGEPKLDFERLEKITKMLPGFPLVLHGASTVLPEFVESCNKYGGSIPGAKGVPEEMLKKAAGMGVCKINIDTDLRLAMTASVRKYLAENPSEFDPRKYLGAGRDAIKEMVRHKIKNVLGCNGKA from the coding sequence ATGCCGCTGGTTACATCAAAGGAAATGTTCCAGAAAGCCTATGAAGGCGGATACGCCGTAGGTGCCTTCAATGTCAACAATATGGAAATCATCCAGGGAATTGTAGAGGCAGGAAAAGAGGAAAATGCTCCCCTGATCCTGCAGGTATCGGCAGGGGCGAGGAAATATGCCAAGCCCGTGTACCTCAGAAAACTGGTGGAAGCGGCCATCGAAGATACGGGCCTGCCTATAGTGCTTCATCTTGATCATGGCGAAAACTTCGAAATCTGCAAGGCCTGTGTGGACGACGGCTTCACCTCGGTCATGATCGACGGTTCCAAACACCCCTTCGAGGAAAATATAGCCATTACCAAACAGGTTGTGGAATACGCCCATGAAAGAGGCGTGGTGGTGGAGGCAGAGCTCGGAAAACTGGCCGGTATCGAGGACAACGTCAAGGTTACCGAAAGGGAAGCCACGTTTACCGACCCCGACCAGGCCGTGGAATTTGTGGAAAGGACCGGCGTAGACTCGCTGGCGGTGGCCATTGGCACCAGCCACGGGGCCTATAAATTCAAGGGCGAGCCGAAACTTGATTTTGAACGCCTGGAAAAAATAACAAAGATGCTTCCCGGATTTCCCCTGGTACTCCACGGAGCTTCCACGGTGCTCCCCGAATTCGTGGAGTCCTGCAACAAATACGGCGGCAGCATCCCTGGTGCTAAGGGCGTGCCCGAAGAAATGCTCAAGAAAGCCGCCGGGATGGGCGTTTGCAAGATAAACATAGATACTGACCTTCGCCTGGCCATGACCGCATCGGTAAGAAAATATCTGGCGGAAAACCCATCGGAATTTGACCCCAGAAAATACCTGGGCGCAGGCCGGGATGCCATAAAAGAAATGGTGCGGCACAAGATTAAAAATGTATTGGGATGTAACGGAAAAGCATAA